The genome window TACTCAACTCGTTGGTCTTTTAAAGCTTTTTGCATAAAGTCGCGCCATACGGGTGCAACAAAACCACCGCCAGTCGATCCTTTACCTAAGGGTCGATAGTTATCGTTTCCTACCCACACCGCAGTTGCTAACTGAGGTACGTAACCGACAAACCAAATGTCGCGTTCTGAGGATGTTGTTCCTGTTTTACCAGCTGCTTGGCGGTCGAGTTGTGCTGCTCGACCAGTACCATTGTTAATAACTCCTTGCATCACACTATTAAGTGAAGCTGCTGCCCAAGGATCTAATACAAGTTGGGGCTTAGGTGTGTTGTCGAGTAACACATTGCCACTACTGTCACTCACACGGACAATGACTGTTGGTGGCGAGTGCCAACCATAATTAGCAAAAGTTGCATATGCACTAGCCATTTCTAATGGTGTGACACCGATTGCTCCTAGGGGTAATGAAATCACTGGTTCCATTGGACTATTAATTCCCAGAACCCGACAAATTTCAATCACTTTATTCAGTCCAACAGCCCGCCCAATTTTAATTGCCGGAATGTTTCGCGAAACTTCTAAGGCTCTGCGAATCGACATTGGTCCTTGAAAGGAGCTATCGTAGTTCTTAGGTACATAGCGTTGAGCACTACCATCGTTATAGCTAACTGGAGTATCTTCCACAATTGAGTTAGGAGTATACTTTCCAGAGGCAAATGCTGCGTAGTACACAAATGGCTTAAATGCTGAGCCAGGTTGACGATGTGCTTGAATAGCACGGTTGAACTCACTTTTACGCGGATCGACACCACCAACTAAGGCTTTGACAAACTGAGTTCGCGGATCGACAGCAACCAATGCCATTTGATCGCCATTGACTCCTTGGGCACGAATTCTTTGATGCCAAGTTGTTACGGTTTCCTCTGCCATCCGCTGCATATCAGCATCTACAGTAGTTTGGACGCGCATTCCGCCTTTAAGCACTGCATCACGCCCAAAGCGCTGGGCTAACTCTTGTGCAGCTGCATTTGTCACATAAGGCATTGCACTACCTTGAAATGAACGAATGCGACCTAGGTTGATTTCTGCTTCACGCGCAGCGGCTTCTTCTTCAGGTGTAATCCAACCTAATTGCAGCATTCGATTGAGGACAACTCCCTGACGTTGTTTTGCCCGTTCCATATTGTTAAACGGGCTGTATTGTTCTGGGGCTTGAATCATTCCTGCCATCATTGCTGATTCAGCCAAGTTGAGATTTGCTGCTGATTTATTAAAGTAAGTACGGGCTGCAGTTTGGACGCCGTAATTATTGTGACCCCAATAAACTTGGTTGAGGTACAACTCTAAAATTTCTTCTTTACTCAGAACTTGCTCAAGGCGTACTGCTAAGACAGCTTCTGCAACCTTGCGACTAAATTTCCGTTCTTGCGACAAGAAAATATTTCTGGCCAACTGCATTGAGACTGTAGAACCACCCTCCGCAACCGCACCGCGTTGCCAGTTAACAAGTAATGCACGACCAACACTGCCAATGTTGATGCCCTGATGATAATAAAAGTGGCTATCTTCAATCGCCATAACAGCGCGTTTGAGGTCTGGCGAGATGCGATCTAACGGGACAACTTCGCGGTTAGCTTCACCATGAATACTCGCAAGTAGCCTACCTTTGATGTCGTAAATATAAGAAGTTTCTGAGGGAAAATAGTTACGTAAAGCTCTCACATCCGGTAGATTGCGGAAACTGGTTGCTAGCCCAATCAATCCCCCAGCTACAACAGCGCTAGTCAGCATAACCGTTGCCAACAGTGTGCCGCCAGTTACCTGACCGACGTCTTTGACAAACTGATAACTGGGTGAAGAGCCTCTTTGTTGTTTTTTCTGAACAATACTAGAAGACACGGCGGTTTAATTTCCTCACTTGTAGACTGGGGTTGAAATTGAATGATGTAAAGACAACTAATTTTTGCAATTATAGTAATCTGACACCTGAGCTAATGAGAACAAAGTGTGATAACGAATCAATTATATGAAGACCAGTTGAGCTATCAAGTTCCTAGTATGACGCAAAGCCCAGGAGAAACCAAAGTACAATCAACAACTGATAGTGTAGTAAAATTTACGTGGCTACGTCGTGGTGTCAGCGAGATTTTTCCTGACCAAGTTGCTGATAATTCGCCAGAAAACCTTGAAAAACGCTTGGCAAACACGCATCGACCTTTGCGTGTTAAATTGGGCATCGATCCTACAAGTCCCGATATCCATTTGGGTCATAGCATTCCTTATAGAAAACTGAGAGCTTTTCAAGATGCGGGGCATACGGCGGTACTTATTATTGGCGATTTTACTGCAAGAATCGGCGATCCAACAGGTAAATCAGAAGTTCGTCGCCAGTTGAATGAAGAAATGGTGGCACAAAATGCCAAAACATACTTGGAGCAGTTACGTCCTATCTTAGATTTTGACACGCCAGGTAGGTTAGAAGTTCGCTACAACTCCGAGTGGCTCTCAAAGTTGGATTTAGCAAAAATTTTAGAGTTACTCGCCACAATGACTGTCGGGCAAATGTTAGCAAAAGAAGGCTTTGCTGAACGTTATACCCAAGAGAACCCGATTTACTTGCATGAGTTTTTATACCCAATTATGCAGGGATATGATTCTGTTGCGGTAGAAGCTGATGTGGAATTAGGTGGTACAGATCAAAAGTTTAATATTGCAGTAGGTCGAGATTTACAGCGTCATTTTGGCTTTCCTCCACAGTTCGGCGTACTGATGCCGATATTGATCGGAACTGACGGGGTACAGAAGATGTCTAAATCGCTGGGAAATTATGTCGGCTTATCTGAAGATCCACTGACAATGTATTCCAAATTAGAAAAAACTCCTGATCGTCTCCTGGAACAATACTTCGAGTTGTTGACGGATTTACCTTTGGATCGCCTACCAGAAAATCCTCGCGATCGCCAAAAACTTCTAGCACTAAATATTGTCTCTCAATATCACGGTCAAGAAGCCGCAGCTAAAGCCCAACAAACCGCAATGTCGCTGATTCAAGGAGCAACAACTGATACATCCACTGTCCCAGAATTTTCTTTATCACAGGTAGAGTTTCCGGCTAAGTTGTTTTATATTCTGAGTGCAAGTAAATTGTGTAAAAGTAGTTCCGATGCCCGCAGGCAAATTCAAGGCGGTGCAGTAAGAATAGATGGCGATCGCATTACACAACTTGACTTAGCTTTTGAAAAACCCGAACAACTGTACGATAAAGTTCTTCAAGTTGGCAAAAATAAGTTTGCGCGGCTTATACCATGATTAAATTGAGTGGCTAGTAGTTAGTGAAGGAGTAGGAGTGTGGGCGTGTAGGAGTGTTGGCGTAGTTGTAGAGATTGAAAGATTTAATTGCTATTTTTCCCTACCACCCAACTACCCTACCACCCGCCTGCCCGCTGCTCCCCTGACCCCCGACCTCTAACCTCTGACCCCTAGTTTTATGTCTCCAGAACACATTATTGTGCCTTTAGATGTCGCTAGCGAAGCTGAAGCGATCGCATTGCTTGAAAGATTACCAGAAGTGACTTTCTGGAAAGTTGGTTTAGAACTTTTTGCCAGTAGTGGTCCAGGCATCTTAAAAATACTCAAAAACCAACAAAAGCGAATTTTTTTGGATCTAAAGTTTCATGATATTCCGAACACAATGGCAGGTGCGTGTCGGGCAGTAGGGCGTTATGGAGTTGATTTACTAACAATTCATGCTGCAGCAGGAAAAGAAGCGATCGCAGCAGCGCAGCAAGCAGTGCAAGAAGGTGCGGCATCAGCAGGTGTTGTACCTCCCAAAATGCTGGCGATTACACTCCTGACAAGTATCTCAGCGCGACAACTTGCGTTTGATTTAAAGATTCCTCTAGAGTTACCTGAGTATGCGTTACAAATGGCGCTGTTGGCTCAAGAAGCGGGGGTAGATGGTGCTGTTTGTTCTCCTCAAGAAGTAGCACAGTTACGTCAAACGTGTGGTGACGACTTACTACTAGTTTGCCCTGGGGTACGACCCCTTTGGGCAGAAGGGGGAGATCAAAAGCGATCGCTAACTCCAGCACAAGCGTTAAAAGCTGGAGCCGATTACCTTGTTATTGGACGTCCAATTACTGCGGCTAAAGAGCCAAAACTTGCTTGGATGCGTATTTGTGACGAGTTAGCAGCGTCATGATAGCAGTAAGAAGGCTACAAATCTCAATTTGTACATACTTGCTTGCTTATAGCTTCAGCCTAGAACTTACAAAGACAAAGCCAGCCTATAGTACATATCTCCAACAATCTGTGAGATTTGTTCAGCGATCGCCGCAGTGTCAAACCGAAGATGTGGAAATATTAACTTCACAACTTTTACCAGCTTTACCAGGCTATGCGAATCGAGTTAGCCAACGCACTCGTCGTCGCGATGCGATCGTTGATATTTATACCTATGTGCTTATTGCGGGACGCCCTGAGTTTGTACCATTAACACTTGGTCCTGGCGAATATACTCCTGATCCGGAAACAGTAACCGCACAACAGCCGCAACAAGTCTTTATTACAACACTCGAACGACAATATATCGATGGGAAACCCGTCGAACTACAACAATTTCACTGGCTGTTTTTTACTCGCGCAGAAGGTGGTTGGCGACTCGCAATGATGTTTTCCCGCACAGGTTCATATCCTTCTCAACGACCTGTAACACCTCCTAGGAATAGCAGTAATGGCATTATTGCTCAAGGAATTCGGACATGGTTACGTGATTGTCAAACTAATTTGCCAGTAAATAGGTGAAAATAAACGTAAATAAAAGCTGGTAACTGGTAACTGGTCAATGGTAATTGGTGATTGTAAACAATATTGAGCATCAATTACCCGTTACCCATTACCTATTACCCGAGATGAAATAAGGTATCCCTGCTTTACAAAAAAGATCTAATGTAGCATCTCATCTAATTTAGTGCGTACTGCTTGAATATCTTGCCACATCAACCATTTTGGACTACCGCGTTCGCGAGAAGGGTTACGCAACAAATATGCTGGATGAAGAATAGGCATACATAAACGTCCTTCCCACTCAATCCAGTTGCCTCGAATTTTTGTAATTCCGCGTTTTTCTCCTGTCAAACTTTTGAGTGCGGTTGCACCAGTAAACAAAATAACTTTTGGATTAACCAAACGAATTTGCTCTAGAAGATAAGGTTTACACGCGTTAATTTCATCAGTAGTAGGAACGCGATTGTTTGGTGGACGGCACTTGATGACATTACAGATATAAATATCACTATCTGTATCCAGGTTTACCGAAGCCAAAATTTTATCAAGGAGTTGCCCAGCTTTACCGACAAAGGGTAATCCAGTTTCATCTTCATTTTGCCCTGGGGCTTCGCCAATGATCATAATCGGTGCTTGCAAATTCCCGCGTCCGACTACAGCATGAGTACGAGTTTCGCCAAGTCCGCACCGATGACACTCGTTACAATGCTGTGCGATTTCTGTCATTGCGGAATATGTGCCAGGAGGAATCGGAATTTTAGCGTCTGTTGGAATTAATTCAGGCTGTGCTAGTGCCGATGCTTCTGAATCAGTAGTATCTTGAAAAAGACTAAGTTGCTCTTCGCTGCTAGTCATGATTGAAATAGCGTCAGTTTAAATGAAATGCATTGCGCTTGCGTAGCATCCTGGTTGCCCCTCAATTCTACTCTAGTGTGTTCAGTCTAAAAGTAGCTACATTGAACTAAAATCAGTCATCATAGAATGAAGACTGTCGCGCTTTATGGTGTTAGGCGCACTCATGTCAGATTTTCCTCTTTTTCGCGATCGCATTGATGCTGGCGAACAGTTAGCACAAGCAATTTCTTTTGCTTTAACTCAGCCACCGTTATCTACAATAAATGCCCAACCAATTGTCTATGCCCTGCCACGCGGCGGCATACCTGTAGGCTTGCCAGTAGCACAATTACTTCAGTGTCCGCTAAGTATCTTAGTTGCCAAAAAAATTAGCCATCCCAAGAATCCTGAATTAGCAATTGGTGCTGTTAGTGCCGATGGTAATGTGCTTTGGGCTGAAGAAACGCCATTTTATGTTCCTTATTCGCGTTTAGGAAAAAGCGCACTTGCTGAAGCCACAGCGAAAGCACAAGAACAACTTGCTCAACTGACACCTGCGTGTCCTAAAGTTGATGCTGAAGGTGCGATCGCCATTATTGTTGATGATGGTATTGCGACAGGAATGACAATTGCTGTTGCCGCCCAAGCTCTAAAAGCCCAAAATCCCGCTGCAATATTATTATGTGCCCCATTAGCACCACGCGGGTTGATTTCTTGGCTCGAACAATGGGGCAGTGTGATTGTTTTAGAAACACCGCAATCATTCATGAGTGTCAGTCGCTTCTATGCTGAATTTCCCCAAGTCGAAACTGAAGAAGCCTTTGCTTATTTACTGCAACACAGAGAAGGGATGAGGGGTGAGGGGTGAGTTAATTTGGAATATTCAAAGTTAGTAGTGATATGTCAATCAAACAATCTCGAAACGAAAATCAAGTGACACTACCAAGAATTCTGGAACCAGAAGTAATGGATAGTTGGGAAGAGGCAGTAGAGTACGACGCGATGGACTTTACTGAAGTTAATACTGCATTTGCTAAAAGTGTTATTGAGTTAGGACCTAACTTTGAGGCAAATGTTCTTGATGTCGGTACGGGTACAGCACGAATTCCCATATTGATTGCTTCTCGGTGTCCTCAATGGCAGATTTGGGGCATTGATTTAGCCAAAAGTATGTTACAGCTTGGCATGCGGCACGTCAAAAACGCTGGCTTAGAACAACAGATTTTGCTGGAAACTGTTGATGCTAAAAAAATGCCTTATCCTGACGGGAAATTTCAGATGGTGATTTCTAATAGCTTAGTACATCATTTACCTGATCCTTTACTCTTTTTTCACGAAGTAGCACGAGTACTACAACCGCAAGGTGCTATATTCATTCGAGATTTGATTCGTCCTGCAAATGTTGAGATAATGGAGACTTTGGTCGCAAGCATTGGTGCAGAATACGACGAACAGCAAAAGAAACTCTTTCGCGATTCACTCAATGCCGCACTTACTTTGGATGAGGTTCATGATTTAATGAAGCAAGCCAACTTGAGTGATGTAAAAGTTTATCAATCTTCAGATCGACATTGGACAGTAGCAAGAGCGTGGCACTATTAAACTTGAATTCACAACACGAGTGGGATCTATACAAACTCGTAATTCGACCTGTACTATTTACTGGATTAAAGAGCGATCCAGAATGGTTGTATCAAAGAACGATTACCACTCTTAGCTGGTTAGAGAATTCGCCACATCACCCAGTAACGAAATCAACGCAACGTTTACTACAAAAATCCTTGTGTTTGAGCGATGAACGCTTAGCACGACAACTTTGGGGAATTCAATTTCCTAATCCTATAGGTTTAGCCGCAGGTTTTGATAAAGATGGTGTTGCGGCTAGTGTATGGACAAACTTTGGTTTTGGCTTTGCCGAAGTTGGTACTGTGACATTTCACGCGCAACCAGGAAATCCCCTTCCACGCTTATTTCGTTTACCACAAGATAGTGCTGCTTTAAATCGGATGGGATTTAATAATTCTGGTGCAGCAATGATGGCAAAAAGATTACAAAGTGCTTCTCATTTAATACCGATTGGAGTTAATTTAGGAAAATCAAAAATTACTCCACTAGAAGCAGCAGCCTCTGATTATCTAGAAAGTTTTCGCTTACTTAAAGATTTAGGAGATTACTTTGTTGTCAATGTTTCTTCGCCAAATACACCAGGGCTGCGATCGCTGCAAAATACCGCAGAACTCAGTTCAATTCTGGATGCATTACAACAAGAAAATCAAGCTTCTAAGCCAATTTGTGTCAAAATAGCCCCTGACCTGGAATGGGAAGCGATCGCCGCCATTATTGAAATTGCCCAAACATACAAACTTGCGGGAATTATTGCGACAAACACAACAATAAGTCGCGATCGCATCACTACAAAAATATTGGCACAAACAGGAAAACCTGTTACAGAAGAAGCTGGCGGAATAAGTGGCTTACCAGTACGCGATCGCGCTACTGAAATTATCCGATTTATCTACCAACAAACACAAGGTCAACTCCCAATTATTGGCGTCGGTGGGGTTTTTACTGCCCAAGATGCTTGGGAAAAAATTGTTGCAGGTGCAAGCCTCGTACAAGTTTATACGGGTTGGATTTATGAAGGGCCATTGATGGTACGCCGGATTTTACAAGGATTACTCCTCAAACTAGAAGAACACAAACTCAATTCAATTGTCGATGCGGTAGGATTACAGTCAACAAAGAACTTATGATTGCACTTACCCAACGTCAGCCACCTAATGCTGCGATCGCAGTGAGTTTGACCTTAGAACTTACTGCGGAAGAACGAACTCGAAGTCGCTATCGCATTGAAACTCAAGATGACATTATATTTCTACGCTTACCCAGAGGTACAGTACTTCACGACGGTGACTTACTGCAAGCAGAAGATACGAGTATTGTTGTGCGGGTAGTGGCTAAATCTGAACCTGTTCTTGTTGTTACAGCACCTTCAGTAGTATTGCTTAAAGCCGCATACCATCTAGGAAATCGTCATGTCCCTGTAGAAGTCACCCAAGACTATTTGCGATTATCGCCCGATCCAGTTTTACGTGCCATGCTAGAACAACTTGGAGCGCAGGTACACGAAGCGATATTACCATTTCAGCCAGAAAGAGGTGCGTATGGACATCATCATTAGCAATGAGTGATAGATGATATGACAATTGAGCGTGTATTGTATCTTTTACAACTGGCAAGTCCAACTTTACCCGTGGGTGCTTATAGTTATTCTGAGGGACTTGAAGCACTTGTTGATGCGGGTACGATTAGCAATGAGCAAAGTTTGCAGCATTGGTTAGAACAAGAATTACATTATGGTGCAATTCGACTAGAAGCCGCAGTGATGGTTCGGACGTATCATGCAGTGCAAAATGGAGATATAGAAGCTTTAAGTTATTGGAATCATTGGCTGTCAGCAGCGCGAGAAACTGAAGAATTGCGATCTTCAAGTTGGCAAATGGGGCGATCGCTCATTAAGCTTCTCTTACAATTGCAACCGCAAGTATCGCCTTTAGCTGATGCTGTGGGGAATCCTTGTAATTATGCGATCGCGTTTGGAATTGCCGCAGCTTCCTGGAAAATAGAACCCTTGTCATCGGTTGTTTTGGGATATCTACACAGTTGGACAACGAATCTTGTGACTGCTGGGGTGAAATTGATTCCGCTAGGACAAACAGCAGGGCAACAAGTAATATTAAATTTATTTCCCGATCTCATGAATGCTGCGACAGAGATTCTGACCTTGAGTGATGATGACTTGTGTAGCTGTAGTTGGGGATTATCGCTGGCGAGTATGGCGCACGAAACTCTGTACACAAGATTATTTCGTAGTTAGACTGTTCATATGCTCGGTGAGAGCTTAGCTGTATGGCAGTTAGTTAATAATTCACAATCAAATTAGCTTTTAGGCAATCTGCAAAGCCAATGCTTAATAAATTTAAGGTACTGCTGTTAGACATGAACGATACATTTATGTTTGATGCAGACCGTTTTGGCGCAGAACAGGATTACTCGATTGTGTACCGTTGGCTTGGAGGAACACTGCAATCAAATACAGTTAATGAGTTAATTCAAGCGGCTTACACTTATTTAGATAAACGCTATCCTGACGCGAATTATCGAGAGTCATTTCCCAGTCTTCGAGATGCGTTGCTTGCAGTTTCAGGACGAATTACAACTGATGACGAGTTAGAAATCCTCATTCAAACTTTTAGTTATCACGAACTTGGAAGCGTGCCCGCCTTGTATTCGGAAGCATTGAGAAAACTAGCACAGCGTTTTTGTTTAGGATTAGTGGCAGACATCTGGGCACCGAAAACGCTATGGATTAACGAGCTAAATCGCAGTGATGTACTAAATTTGTTTGAGATAGCTACTTTTTCATCTGACTCTGGCATCGTCAAACCATCACCGCTTGCTTTCTTAAATACACTCAAGCAAATGAAAGCTGACCCTGACAATGCATTAGTAATAGGTGATTCAGTGAGGCGTGATTTAGGCGGTGCTGTTGCTGCGGGGCTACCATGTTTGCTCGTCGGAGGCGCAACTCATCCATCTGCTTATGGTGCATCATCCAATTTACTTGAACTCGTCGATACCTATTGTTAAAGAGGAAAATGTCGATGCAAAATCTCACTGAATTACCGCAAGATTTACCTATTCCACAATATGATGGTGGTTGCAATCATTTGCTAGGAATGCGATTACCTCAAGTAAATCTTATTTCCACGCGCAGTAGAAAATTGGATTTGTCAAATATCAAAAGCAAGGTGGTGTTTTACTGTTACCCAATGACAGGTCAACCTAGCGTACCAATACCAGACGGCTGGGATCAAATTCCAGGAGCACGGGGCTGCACGCCTCAATCTTGTGCTTTTCGCGATCATTATGCCGAACTTCAAGAGCTTGGCGTTGAAGTTTACGGTATAAGCACTCAAGATACCTCCTACCAGCAGGAAGCTGTTGAACGGCTTCATTTACCTTTTGAGCTTCTCAGTGATGCAGCATTTGAGTTTACTACATCTTTGCAATTACCGACATTTGAGGTAGATGGTAAGCGGCTGATCAAGCGGTTAACATTAATTGCAGACGAGGGAAAAATAGCCAAAGTGTTTTATCCAGTTTTTCCACCTGACAAAAATGCTCAAGAGGTTATTAAGTGGCTTAAGCAGAACCTAGTATAACCATAAAATATAAGGTTTAGAATAGTGGGCGAGTTCTTTGTAACTGCTAATTGCTAATTATGAGTGCGTTTCGAGTTGGTGTTGCAGGCCCTGTCGGATCGGGGAAAACAGCTTTAGTTGATGCATTGTGTAAAGCGATGCGGCAACAATATCATCTTGCGGTGGTGACGAATGATATTTATACGCAAGAAGATGCACAATATTTGGTGCGTTCTCAGGCGCTGAGTGGCGATCGCATTTTGGGTGTAGAAACTGGCGGATGTCCCCATACCGCAATTCGAGAAGATGCCTCGATGAATTTAGCAGCAATTGAACAATTAGAACAGCGATTTAGCAATCTTGATTTAGTTTTTCTAGAGAGTGGTGGCGATAATTTAGCAGCTACCTTTAGCCCTGAATTAGTTGATTTAACTATATACGTCATTGATGTTGCTGCTGGTGATAAAATTCCTCGTAAAGGTGGTCCAGGAATTACCAAGTCAGATTTATTAGTGATTAATAAAATTGATTTAGCACCTTTTGTTGGGGCTGATCTTGAGGTCATGGAACGAGATGCTAAGCGAATGCGAGGTCATAAACCTTTTGTTTTTACTAACTTAAAAACTCATAAGGGACTGGCAACAGTTATTGATTTTGTGCGAATGAATTGCGAGGAATGTTGAGTAACTTAAGAATTGGAACAAAAATTGGTGCAAGTTTTGCTTTAGCATTGACAATGCTGAGTACAATTGGTTTAGTTTCTTACCGCAATACAACACAGCTAATTGACAGTGCGCGCCAAGAAAATCATAGTTATCAAGTTATTACAGAGTTAGAAGACCTCAAGTCAAGAATTAAAGATGCTGAAACTGGACAACGAGGCTATCTGCTTACGGGAGATCAACGCTATCTTGAACCATACAACTCGGCAATTACAGTCATAGAAAAAAACATCAATGACTTGCGTCAACTCACCTCGGATAATCCAAGTCAACAAAGTAGAATTGCCTCTTTAGAACCATTAGTTAATCGACGAATAGCACTTATTCAACAAACACTAGCTCTACGAGAAACGCAAGGTTTTGATGCAGCATTACAGGTTGTCCTTACCAATGAAGGCAAAGATTTGATGGATCGCATTCGGTTAATATTAGCCGATATGGAGGTAGAAGAACGTGAATTATTACAACAGCGATCGCAACTTGCCCAAGCCGCAACTCAACAAACAATTTATACTATCCTCTTTGGTATTCCTCTAGCTTTTGGCACACTAATTTTAATTGCTTATTTTCTGAGTAAAAATATCTCGCAACCTCTAGCTGAAGT of Gloeocapsopsis sp. IPPAS B-1203 contains these proteins:
- the ureG gene encoding urease accessory protein UreG translates to MSAFRVGVAGPVGSGKTALVDALCKAMRQQYHLAVVTNDIYTQEDAQYLVRSQALSGDRILGVETGGCPHTAIREDASMNLAAIEQLEQRFSNLDLVFLESGGDNLAATFSPELVDLTIYVIDVAAGDKIPRKGGPGITKSDLLVINKIDLAPFVGADLEVMERDAKRMRGHKPFVFTNLKTHKGLATVIDFVRMNCEEC